From one Eucalyptus grandis isolate ANBG69807.140 chromosome 9, ASM1654582v1, whole genome shotgun sequence genomic stretch:
- the LOC104420849 gene encoding LOW QUALITY PROTEIN: 7-deoxyloganetin glucosyltransferase (The sequence of the model RefSeq protein was modified relative to this genomic sequence to represent the inferred CDS: deleted 1 base in 1 codon; substituted 2 bases at 2 genomic stop codons) yields MGSARDKHHAVVIPYPAQGHINPILKLAKIPHHRGFHITFVHTDYNYKRLLKSRGLTSLDGLPRFHFETIADGLPTSDSDEDVTQHIPSLCDSTSKNCLAPFMDLLGRLNDKSVDDTEVPKVSCVLSNGGMSFALDVAEKLGVPGVLFWTPSACGSFGYTXYHMLRKKGLFPLKDASYLTNGFLDTTIDWIPSMKNIRLRDLPSFIRTTDGNDIMINYIIXRLERTHKASAVILNTFDCLEKDVLMAFSSIFPNLYTMGPIHLLLNKIEDNNSCRIGSNLWKEDPACLGWLDSKEPNSVLFINFGSIAVVTSEQLIEVSWGLANSQKPFLWIIRPDLVAGDTVVLPSEFLAETKDRGMLVCWPFFAEQQTNCRYSYTEWGIGMEIDNDVKRDEVEGLVRELMEGEKGKEMRKKAMEWKVKAKEAIMLAATP; encoded by the exons atgggTTCAGCAAGAGATAAGCATCATGCAGTGGTTATTCCCTACCCAGCACAGGGTCATATAAACCCTATTTTGAAGCTCGCCAAGATCCCCCACCACCGAGGCTTTCACATAACGTTCGTGCACACCGACTACAACTACAAGCGCTTGCTCAAGTCCAGAGGCCTGACCTCTCTCGATGGCTTGCCTAGGTTTCACTTTGAAACCATCGCCGATGGCCTGCCAACGAGTGATTCTGATGAAGATGTCACTCAGCACATCCCTTCTCTTTGTGATTCCACTTCCAAGAATTGCTTGGCTCCTTTCATGGACCTCCTCGGGAGGCTCAATGATAAGTCTGTCGATGATACTGAGGTTCCTAAGGTGAGTTGtgt tttgt CGAACGGCGGCATGTCGTTTGCACTTGATGTTGCGGAGAAGCTTGGAGTGCCTGGTGTGCTGTTTTGGACTCCCAGTGCTTGTGGATCCTTTGGT TATACTTAGTACCATATGCTCCGCAAAAAAGGGCTATTCCCCCTTAAAG ATGCAAGTTATCTAACAAATGGATTCCTAGACACCACCATAGACTGGATTCCTAGTATGAAAAACATTCGTCTGCGAGATCTTCCCAGCTTCATCAGGACAACCGATGGTAATGATATCATGATCAACTACATCATATGACGGTTGGAAAGAACACACAAAGCCTCAGCAGTCATCCTCAACACGTTCGACTGCTTAGAAAAGGATGTTCTAATGGCTTTCTCTTCCATATTTCCAAATCTTTACACAATGGGTCCGATTCACTTACTTCTCAATAAAATCGAAGACAACAACTCATGTCGCATAGGCTCAAATTTGTGGAAAGAAGATCCTGCTTGTTTGGGGTGGCTGGATTCAAAAGAACCCAATTCAGTGTTGTTCATAAATTTTGGGAGCATTGCCGTGGTAACGTCAGAGCAACTCATCGAGGTTTCATGGGGACTGGCTAACAGCCAAAAACCCTTTTTGTGGATAATAAGGCCCGACCTCGTCGCTGGTGACACGGTGGTTTTGCCCTCAGAGTTCCTAGCGGAAACGAAGGACAGAGGAATGTTGGTGTGTTGGCCGTTCTTTGCAGAGCAGCAGACTAACTGCCGGTATAGCTACACGGAGTGGGGGATCGGGATGGAGATCGACAATGACGTGAAGAGGGACGAAGTGGAAGGATTGGTGAGGGAGTTGATGGaaggagagaaggggaaggagatgaggaagaaggcCATGGAGTGGAAGGTGAAGGCCAAGGAAGCAATTATGCTCG CAGCAACACCCTGA
- the LOC104419896 gene encoding LOW QUALITY PROTEIN: 7-deoxyloganetin glucosyltransferase (The sequence of the model RefSeq protein was modified relative to this genomic sequence to represent the inferred CDS: inserted 1 base in 1 codon; deleted 2 bases in 1 codon), whose amino-acid sequence MVHPQAGEKPHAVCIPFPAQGHINPMLKLAKLLHHKGFHITFVNTEHNHKRLLRSQGPHSLDGLPHFRFDMIPDGLPPSDADSTQDIPSLCASLSEHGLSAFRSLLLKLREQSQDGVAPVTCIVSDGGMAFTVDAAEELKIPEVVFWTPSACGVFGCTKYRRLVEDGFTPLKDPTYLSNGYLETTVSWTSGMKSIRLRDIPTFIRTLDHQDIMLNFVIQEVERSSRASAVILNTFDTLEHDVLESLSSVFPHIYTIGPLQLLADQIQDEALRLVGGNLWREEPECLSWLDSKEPGSVVYVNFGSITVITAGQLTEFAWGLANSQKPFLWIIRPDLVATESAVLPPEFVEEIAGRGMLARWCRQEEVLKHRAIGGFLTHSGWNSTLESLCGGVPVICWPFFGDQQTNCRYSCTEWGIGMEIDNDVKRDEVEGLVRELMEGEKGKEMRKKAMEWKAKAEEAIXAGGTSYNNVDKLISEVLSEID is encoded by the exons atggttcaTCCTCAAGCGGGAGAGAAGCCTCATGCAGTATGCATCCCATTCCCAGCACAGGGCCACATAAACCCCATGCTCAAACTGGCCAAGCTCCTTCACCACAAGGGCTTCCACATCACCTTCGTCAACACCGAACACAACCACAAGCGCTTGCTCCGGTCGCAGGGGCCCCACTCCCTCGACGGACTGCCCCACTTCCGCTTCGACATGATCCCCGATGGCCTCCCGCCCTCGGACGCCGACTCCACCCAGGACATCCCCTCGCTCTGTGCTTCTCTATCTGAACACGGGCTATCGGCGTTTAGGAGTCTTCTCCTGAAGCTCCGAGAGCAATCCCAAGACGGTGTG GCCCCGGTCACGTGTATCGTGTCCGACGGCGGGATGGCGTTCACTGTGGATGCTGCCGAGGAGTTGAAGATTCCTGAAGTTGTGTTTTGGACGCCCAGTGCTTGCGGGGTGTTTGGCTGCACTAAGTATCGTCGTCTTGTCGAGGATGGTTTTACGCCCCTGAAAG ACCCAACCTACTTGTCGAATGGATATTTGGAGACCACGGTGAGCTGGACTTCAGGCATGAAAAGCATTCGCCTGAGAGACATCCCCACCTTCATCCGAACCCTAGACCACCAAGATATCATGCTCAACTTCGTCATCCAAGAAGTCGAGAGATCTTCCAGGGCTTCCGCAGTCATCCTCAACACCTTCGACACCCTTGAGCACGATGTCCTGGAGTCTCTATCCTCCGTCTTTCCCCACATCTACACCATTGGGCCGCTCCAGCTCCTTGCCGACCAGATCCAAGACGAAGCCCTGAGATTGGTAGGGGGGAACTTATGGAGAGAGGAGCCCGAATGCTTGTCATGGCTTGACTCGAAGGAGCCTGGCTCGGTGGTGTACGTGAACTTCGGCAGCATCACGGTCATAACAGCTGGCCAGCTGACTGAGTTTGCATGGGGACTGGCTAACAGCCAGAAGCCATTCCTGTGGATCATAAGGCCGGATCTTGTGGCGACCGAGTCGGCTGTGTTGCCACCCGAGTTCGTGGAAGAAATCGCAGGCCGAGGGATGCTGGCACGCTGGTGCCGGCAGGAGGAGGTCCTGAAGCACCGGGCGATTGGAGGTTTCCTGACGCATAGCGGATGGAACTCGACACTCGAGAGCCTCTGCGGTGGCGTGCCGGTGATATGCTGGCCGTTCTTTGGGGACCAGCAGACTAACTGCCGGTATAGCTGCACGGAGTGGGGGATCGGGATGGAGATCGACAATGACGTGAAGAGGGACGAAGTGGAAGGATTGGTGAGGGAGttgatggagggagagaaggggaaggagatgaggaagaaggcCATGGAGTGGAAGGCGAAGGCGGAGGAAGCAA ATGCCGGTGGGACTTCCTACAATAACGTGGACAAGCTCATCTCCGAAGTACTCTCGGAAATTGATTGA